A section of the Leptospira barantonii genome encodes:
- a CDS encoding amidohydrolase family protein, with protein MKRFVLHLILYITLLFLFLFVWIFYFVFKIPSPSVQPNETFVLEGVRLFDPGKKSFSNLDLRFQDSKIVSINDSASPLNSEFANMIVTPGLTDMHAHLPPNNLLDLIPYFSLLYLSHGVTTLRIAGDIDGTSVPYAKNGIFKNDFFGPRIFSCDAFVTTGPPRWKNSIVVNSPEEAAQAVITLKSKGADCIKSYENLNVPMIRAVVEAANKENLTVLGHVPFGLTYEEAAIPDVQHFHGIPRPEWVSKNNVVNRVSDWDRVDDRLLNDIVNFSVRNRIANTPTLVASERLLLYRDYNSAISQPSILLMPRFYREIVWNPSSGIPAYRNLDVSYLNETVEKALFKKLKLLLKLFQAGATLRIGSDAQQPFVVPGESVQGEMVLFHKAGIPSEDVWKIATVDANENLKNQDSFHLEKGFSPDLLVFRKDPVKNLENMSSLYAVIARGKLYRKKDLDLLVKAHQDRLNDSIYENISMFLGRIALEKQTRDFKH; from the coding sequence TTGAAACGATTCGTTTTGCATTTGATCCTGTATATAACTCTGCTTTTTCTCTTTCTTTTCGTTTGGATTTTTTATTTCGTATTTAAAATCCCTTCTCCTTCGGTTCAACCGAATGAAACCTTCGTTTTGGAGGGTGTCAGGCTTTTTGATCCCGGTAAAAAATCGTTTTCGAATTTGGATCTTCGATTTCAAGATTCTAAAATCGTTTCCATAAACGATTCCGCAAGTCCGCTTAACTCCGAATTTGCGAATATGATCGTTACCCCGGGTTTGACGGACATGCACGCTCATCTTCCGCCGAATAATCTTCTCGATTTGATCCCTTATTTCTCGCTTCTTTATCTTTCCCACGGAGTGACCACGCTCCGAATCGCGGGAGACATCGACGGAACATCGGTTCCTTATGCTAAGAATGGAATATTCAAAAACGATTTTTTTGGTCCGAGAATTTTTTCCTGCGACGCGTTCGTAACCACCGGACCTCCGAGATGGAAAAATTCGATCGTGGTCAATTCTCCGGAGGAAGCCGCTCAAGCGGTTATAACGTTGAAATCCAAAGGCGCGGATTGTATCAAGTCCTACGAAAACTTAAACGTTCCGATGATTCGCGCCGTCGTCGAAGCCGCGAACAAGGAAAATTTAACGGTTCTCGGTCACGTTCCGTTCGGACTTACCTATGAAGAAGCGGCGATTCCAGACGTTCAACACTTTCACGGGATTCCAAGACCCGAATGGGTTTCGAAAAACAACGTCGTCAACCGAGTCTCCGATTGGGATCGTGTAGACGACCGTTTGTTAAACGACATCGTAAACTTTTCGGTTCGAAATCGTATCGCAAACACGCCCACGTTAGTCGCATCGGAAAGACTTCTTCTTTATCGAGATTACAACTCGGCGATTTCACAACCTTCGATTCTTTTGATGCCTCGATTTTATAGGGAGATCGTATGGAATCCTTCTTCCGGAATTCCCGCGTATCGCAACTTGGATGTTTCGTATCTGAACGAAACCGTGGAGAAGGCTTTATTCAAAAAGCTAAAACTTCTTTTAAAATTATTCCAAGCCGGGGCAACACTTCGAATCGGATCCGACGCACAACAACCCTTTGTGGTTCCGGGAGAATCCGTCCAAGGAGAAATGGTTTTGTTTCACAAAGCCGGAATTCCTTCCGAAGACGTTTGGAAAATTGCAACGGTCGACGCGAATGAAAACTTAAAGAACCAAGATTCGTTTCATCTAGAGAAAGGATTCTCTCCGGATCTTCTTGTGTTTCGAAAAGACCCCGTGAAAAATCTCGAGAACATGTCTTCTTTATACGCGGTTATCGCACGCGGCAAGTTGTATCGAAAAAAGGATTTGGATCTTCTCGTAAAAGCGCACCAAGATCGTCTGAACGATTCGATCTACGAAAACATTTCGATGTTTCTCGGAAGAATCGCATTGGAAAAACAAACCAGGGATTTTAAACACTGA
- a CDS encoding M20 family peptidase → MKKIIQIAIVSFCVLVFVCIFNTFRVRNIPSFVSAGEKEIVPIDAAVKRLSKSIRFKTVSSLENPFLNADQFLALNRHIEESYPLLNSKLVKTKINDSSFFYEWKGSDPSLKPILLCAHSDVVDVEAATESLWTASPFGGEIRDGFVWGRGSWDDKSSLFAILESVEILIRKGFSPKRSVFIAVGQDEEVVYGTSGAKAITDTFKKMNLRFDYVLDEGQLVAENIVPGIDKPVALVGIAGKGYLTIRLNVDLKEGGHSSMPSRETAIGILSSALHRLENSPFPFSLNAVSRSTFEWLAPSMNLGSRFVFSNLWLFERILESRLSEKNSTRAQLHTTTAITKISGGFKDNVLPSRAEATVNFRIIQGDTNSSVLKRISKIINDDRVKVIVPETLIEPSDVSATDSKSFESIRVAILRTIPNAIVAPALMSAYTDSIHYSSVADNAYRFFPVRANPEDLKRFHGIDERISISNYEEIIRFYAEIIKNSNIQ, encoded by the coding sequence ATGAAAAAAATAATCCAAATCGCAATCGTTTCGTTTTGTGTCCTCGTTTTCGTTTGTATCTTCAACACGTTTCGAGTTCGTAATATTCCTTCTTTCGTTTCCGCGGGAGAAAAAGAAATCGTTCCCATCGACGCCGCGGTAAAAAGACTTTCGAAGTCGATTCGGTTTAAAACCGTTTCGTCCCTGGAGAATCCGTTTTTGAACGCGGATCAGTTCCTCGCGTTAAACCGACATATCGAAGAGAGCTATCCCCTCTTAAATTCGAAACTTGTAAAAACGAAAATCAACGATTCTTCCTTTTTTTACGAATGGAAGGGTTCCGATCCGAGTTTGAAACCGATTCTACTCTGCGCACATTCGGACGTTGTGGATGTCGAGGCCGCGACCGAATCCTTATGGACGGCAAGTCCGTTCGGCGGAGAGATACGGGACGGGTTCGTTTGGGGAAGAGGATCCTGGGACGACAAAAGCAGTCTGTTTGCCATATTAGAATCCGTTGAAATTCTAATACGAAAAGGATTTAGTCCGAAACGAAGCGTGTTTATCGCGGTCGGTCAGGACGAGGAGGTTGTATACGGAACCTCGGGCGCCAAGGCCATCACCGATACATTCAAAAAAATGAATCTGCGTTTCGATTATGTTTTGGACGAGGGACAACTCGTCGCCGAAAACATCGTACCCGGAATCGACAAACCCGTCGCGTTAGTCGGAATCGCAGGCAAGGGTTATCTCACAATCCGTCTGAATGTCGATCTAAAGGAAGGCGGACATTCTTCCATGCCTTCCCGGGAAACCGCGATCGGAATCCTCTCTTCCGCTTTACATCGTCTTGAAAACTCTCCGTTTCCATTCTCCCTGAACGCAGTTTCGAGATCCACGTTCGAATGGTTGGCGCCGTCCATGAACTTAGGTTCTCGTTTTGTTTTTTCCAATCTTTGGCTTTTCGAAAGAATCTTAGAATCCAGATTGAGCGAAAAAAATTCGACAAGAGCGCAACTCCACACGACGACCGCGATCACGAAAATTTCCGGCGGATTCAAGGACAACGTTTTGCCTTCAAGAGCGGAAGCAACCGTAAACTTTAGAATCATCCAAGGTGATACGAATTCGAGCGTATTGAAAAGAATTTCAAAAATCATAAACGACGATCGTGTGAAAGTGATCGTTCCCGAAACACTGATCGAACCTTCGGACGTTTCGGCGACGGATTCGAAAAGTTTCGAATCGATCCGCGTCGCGATTTTGCGTACGATTCCGAACGCGATCGTGGCTCCGGCCCTCATGTCGGCTTATACGGATTCGATCCACTATTCTTCGGTAGCGGATAACGCGTATCGATTTTTTCCGGTGCGCGCCAATCCGGAGGATCTAAAACGGTTTCACGGGATCGACGAAAGAATTTCGATTTCGAACTACGAGGAGATCATCCGTTTTTACGCGGAAATCATCAAAAATTCGAATATTCAATAA
- a CDS encoding TetR/AcrR family transcriptional regulator: MEEESVLQPRINPIQKRAREKQEVILNSAKKLILKNGPDKFTLQEIADAIDSPIGTIYRYYSGKPAILRAIAQIHLDLLRTELKQELADMGKTATEDIRFYRIVKKILDLFERAYESDPVFQIVWSGSQAFPLLRELDLEDTRKNAEIVADALECFVPRMQKNKLQDLCVLLCDSIGSALRLTSMMENKEKKRILTQLRAMITNHLYSARKNFGPK, translated from the coding sequence ATGGAAGAAGAATCCGTTCTCCAACCGAGAATCAATCCGATCCAAAAAAGGGCTCGGGAAAAACAGGAAGTCATCCTGAATTCGGCGAAGAAGCTGATCTTAAAAAACGGACCCGATAAGTTTACGCTCCAAGAGATCGCGGACGCGATCGATTCTCCCATCGGAACGATCTATCGATATTATTCGGGTAAACCCGCGATTCTACGCGCCATCGCTCAGATTCATCTGGACTTACTTCGCACCGAGTTAAAACAAGAGTTGGCCGATATGGGCAAGACCGCGACGGAAGACATTCGATTTTACAGAATCGTAAAAAAGATTCTCGATCTTTTCGAACGCGCGTATGAATCCGATCCTGTGTTTCAAATCGTTTGGAGCGGGTCGCAGGCTTTTCCGCTGTTGCGCGAATTGGATCTCGAAGACACTCGAAAGAATGCAGAGATCGTCGCGGACGCCTTGGAATGTTTTGTCCCGAGAATGCAGAAAAACAAACTCCAGGACTTATGCGTTCTTCTTTGTGATTCCATCGGAAGCGCGCTTCGATTGACTTCCATGATGGAAAACAAGGAGAAAAAAAGAATTCTTACACAACTGCGCGCGATGATCACCAATCATCTGTATTCGGCCCGAAAAAATTTCGGACCGAAGTGA